The Podospora pseudocomata strain CBS 415.72m chromosome 3, whole genome shotgun sequence genome window below encodes:
- a CDS encoding hypothetical protein (COG:S; EggNog:ENOG503P370) — protein MDVAYNQHSSFRRKSRSSGNLTHLSLAPLTSKLPIHDAHDILDDNDLTTPTSAPPTVTSYSYLQGKSAPTTPRLLSRSPGPNNRSASVSGARKSRSSVSLAKSKSSSHLPHNQSRASHRQSSTSLHTSPTTPRHRSSHHPNQLRQTDRSDSDWLLRCGSIISLETRESKGQAWLSTRASSTSLAGHSPQDAEDEAFERELAREREELVYGSRHTPRHLSRHASRRSSVHLDGNDDNISSPAYSRFRSRSHSRVGSMTPGGSSHRMTTFVEDYFNSNGSGSTPVAENPDDEIAGPDFVNFDEELENYIVDEAEFVTGDGAEDEAYVRKLVKGTGNGGVGSWFGHVLGVKLFAVEEDDEEESEDDYDGETTDGEGSGHEMERRVSCLRRLEGQNMKTMVDESIPPPKENEGGWHDAAWLLTVASKVLL, from the coding sequence ATGGACGTCGCCTACAATCAACACTCTTCCTTCAGGCGCAAGTCCCGATCTTCGGGtaacctcacccacctctccctcgcgCCTCTAACCTCCAAACTCCCTATTCACGATGCCCACGATatcctcgacgacaacgatctcaccaccccaacctccgCTCCCCCAACAGTAACCTCCTACTCCTACCTCCAAGGCAAATCCGCCCCTACCACCCCCCGtctcctctcccgctccccGGGTCCCAACAACCGCTCCGCCTCCGTCTCCGGCGCCCGCAAGTCCCGATCCTCAGTCTCCCTCGCAAAATcgaaatcctcctcccacctcccccacaaccagTCCCGTGCCTCCCATCGCCAAagctcaacctccctccacacttcccccaccaccccacgcCACcgctcctcccaccacccaaaccagCTGAGACAAACCGACCGCTCCGACTCGGACTGGCTCCTCCGCTGCggctccatcatctccctcgaAACCCGGGAATCCAAAGGCCAAGCCTGGCTCTCCACCCGCGCCTCGTCTACATCCTTGGCTGGTCACTCTCCTCAAGACGCCGAAGACGAAGCCTTTGAGCGGGAACTCGCAAGGGAAAGAGAAGAGCTGGTTTATGGCTCTCGGCACACCCCCCGTCACCTATCCCGTCACGCCTCTAGGAGAAGCAGTGTCCATCTTGACGGCAACGATGATaacatctcctccccggCCTACAGCCGCTTTAGGAGCAGATCTCACTCCCGGGTTGGGTCTATGACGCCAGGCGGGAGCAGCCATAGGATGACAACCTTTGTGGAGGATTACTTCAACTCTAATGGGTCGGGGTCAACTCCTGTGGCGGAGAACCCTGACGACGAGATTGCCGGTCCGGATTTTGTCAATTTCGACGAGGAGCTAGAAAATTACATTGTGGATGAAGCTGAGTTTGTCACGGGTGATGGGGCAGAAGATGAGGCGTACGTGAGGAAGCTGGTGAAGGGGACTGGGAACGGGGGTGTAGGGTCTTGGTTTGGCCATGTGCTCGGTGTGAAGctttttgctgttgaggaggacgatgaggaggagtcggaggATGATTATGATGGGGAGACgacggatggggagggatcAGGGcatgagatggagaggagggtgtcatGCTTGAGGAGACTGGAGGGGCAGAATATGAAGACGATGGTGGATGAAAGTATCCCGCCGCCGAAGGAGAATGAGGGTGGCTGGCATGATGCTGCTTGGTTGTTGACCGTTGCTTCGAAGGTATTGCTTTGA
- the ELP1 gene encoding putative elongator complex protein 1 (COG:K; EggNog:ENOG503NVRK; BUSCO:EOG09260JO5): MRNLRNIGHSVFRDPVPDSPFPTAASASAPFSASCWDASRDEVIVARGPTAHDARIELSRVVKHTHERPPCHLKSRNIATWDALCPNEDGSPDVIRSIHYFSDTLTTCVIMAGGDIVTVTEDEETAPGEAHIEIVGTLSPSISAARWSPDEELLAIATGDAKVLFMSRSFDVISEVGLSEEDLKLSKHVSVGWGKKETQFIGKGAKAKGLRDPTIPEKVDEGALSSNDDGRCTISWRGDGAYVAVNFLQQGQRRVIRVYNREGELDSVSEPVDGLEGALSWRPEGNLMAGIQRLSDRIDVVFFERNGLRHGQFTLRAPQDAPDVAAELALEWNSDSTVLAVIMKDRVQLWTTSNYHWYLKQEFLCGDGGSKHHQSPKFAWHAEKPLLCVAATASKVLVNEYIFTIARGPGVSPHDFGAVAVIDGQTLKFTPFRTANVPPPMAFDELEVESPIIDVTIGRDCNSMAVLHRGGVSFFELIIQGPRVLPPKLASTASFRKTHAQLYEEHVLQVGLSGSNEVHVLQMSEDMEIVRHTFEGTQTNEHGWQKTDATSITTITTPIVPPVVEEDGVIAQDWRGRLSRIIEGEHLPLPAEFANFLPWTSYITHSGEFLAFGQARNGYLYCNSTLLARNCTSFVVTKHHLIFTTTNHFVKFVHLATEEELEVPQDDPENDERCRSIERGGRLVVAMPSKMSIVLQMPRGNLETIYPRAMVLSGIRDLIEAKNYGAAFATCRTQRVDMNLLYDHRPEQFLEHVGLFLEQVKDTANIDLFLSTLKEEDVTRTMYKDTKAGSAPQSQEAETAAKESKINKICDAVLAKLKTQKNANLQNIITAHVCKNPPALDDGLRVVADLMQEHEALAERAVEHICFLVDVNRLYDHALGLYNLELTLLVAQQSQRDPREYLPFIQELHKMPELQRKYTIDDKLGNHEKALDHLKALGDFEEVKTYTVKHKLYQHALSIYRHDEQHHRVITDLFAAHLKSISQFKEAGLAYESLNSYHDATDCYLKAGAACWRECLYVAQQQDPPITAQRLEEVASDLADALREAKDYAAAATIHMEYLSSIESAIQSLCKGYLFADALRLVALHKRRDLLESHIDSGLADALSSSIEFLADCKAQLKAQVPRILELRKKAKEDPLAFYEGENPFGSKNADGYDIPDDISIAASSRATTSASMFTRYTGKAGSVGTVGSNVSRATSKNRRREEKKRARGRKGTVYEEEYLVNSVRRLVERVEGTKGEVERLVFGLVRRDMQERARVIEEAMGVVLEGCRQAVGEVWPQEEKQQVEGEGEDGEGWRPVGGDGVLFESLEAMRAKQTAPVVTGFEKLALLGGKK, translated from the exons ATGCGGAACTTGCGCAACATCGGCCACAGCGTCTTCAGGGATCCCGTCCCGGATTCTCCCTTTCCTACCGCCGCCTCGGCTTCGGCCCCCTTCTCGGCATCGTGTTGGGATGCCTCCAGGGATGAGGTGATTGTTGCCCGGGGCCCAACCGCCCATGATGCCCGGATCGAACtctcgagggtggtgaagcaCACTCATGAGCGTCCCCCTTGTCACTT AAAATCAAGAAACATCGCAACATGGGATGCACTTTGCCCAAACGAAGATGGCAGTCCAGATGTTATCCGGAGTATACACTACTTCAGCGACACATTGACAACATGTGTCATCATGGCCGGCGGTGACATTGTCACTGTTACTGAAGACGAAGAAACCGCCCCTGGTGAAGCGCACATTGAGATCGTAGGCACATTGTCGCCCTCTATCTCGGCTGCTCGCTGGTCACCAGATGAAGAGCTACTTGCCATCGCAACAGGGGATGCCAAGGTGCTCTTCATGAGCCGGAGCTTCGATGTTATTTCAGAGGTTGGCCTCAGCGAAGAGGACTTGAAGCTGTCAAAGCATGTCTCTGTCGGATGGGGCAAGAAGGAGACTCAGTTTATCGGCAAGggcgccaaggccaaggggCTTCGAGACCCTACTATTCCGGAGAAGGTAGACGAGGGCGCCTTGAGCTCAAACGATGATGGGCGGTGCACGATCAGTTGGAGAGGTGATGGCGCGTATGTTGCTGTCAACTTCCTTCAGCAAGGACAACGACGTGTGATCCGGGTGTACAACCGTGAAGGTGAGTTGGACAGTGTCAGTGAACCCGTGGATGGGCTTGAGGGCGCTCTGAGTTGGCGGCCTGAGGGAAATCTCATGGCCGGGATTCAGCGTCTCTCGGACCGTATTGACGTTGTGTTCTTTGAAAGAAATGGCCTGCGCCATGGGCAGTTCACACTTCGAGCCCCCCAGGACGCCCCTGATGTGGCTGCAGAGCTGGCGCTTGAGTGGAACTCGGACTCAACCGTTCTAGCTGTTATCATGAAGGATAGAGTACAGCTATGGACTACAAGCAACTACCACTGGTATCTGAAACAAGAGTTCCTCTGTGGCGACGGTGGTAGCAAGCACCACCAGAGTCCAAAGTTTGCCTGGCATGCAGAGAAACCACTGTTGTGTGTTGCGGCGACAGCAA GCAAAGTACTTGTCAACGAGTACATTTTCACCATCGCCCGTGGGCCGGGAGTTTCTCCTCACGACTTCGGAGCTGTTGCCGTAATTGACGGTCAGACGCTCAAATTCACCCCTTTCCGGACGGCTAATGTGCCTCCTCCGATGGCCTTTGACGAACTCGAAGTCGAGTCTCCTATTATTGACGTTACAATCGGACGGGATTGCAACTCGATGGCCGTGCTGCACCGAGGCGGTGTTAGCTTCTTCGAGCTTATCATCCAGGGACCACGGGTGCTACCCCCGAAGCTTGCCTCTACGGCTTCCTTCAGGAAGACACATGCCCAGTTATACGAGGAACATGTACTTCAGGTTGGCCTGTCTGGCTCAAATGAGGTTCACGTTCTTCAAATGTCGGAAGACATGGAGATTGTCAGGCACACATTTGAAGGCACACAAACAAACGAACACGGGTGGCAAAAGACGGATGCAACTTCCATCACAACCATTACAACACCTATAGTGCCACCAGTTgtcgaggaagatggagTCATTGCTCAGGATTGGCGTGGCAGACTGAGCAGAATCATTGAAGGAGAACACCTCCCACTTCCTGCCGAGTTTGCCAACTTCTTGCCCTGGACAAGTTACATTACACATTCAGGCGAGTTCCTGGCTTTTGGACAGGCTCGGAATGGCTACCTCTACTGCAACTCGACGCTACTGGCCAGGAACTGTACTTCTTTTGTTGTTACCAAGCATCATCTTATCTTCACGACTACCAACCACTTCGTCAAGTTTGTTCATTTGGCTACGGAAGAAGAGCTTGAGGTTCCCCAGGACGACCCCGAGAATGACGAACGATGCCGGAGTATCGAGCGGGGAGGCAGGCTGGTCGTTGCCATGCCCAGCAAGATGAGCATTGTGCTTCAGATGCCTCGTGGCAATCTTGAGACAATTTATCCCCGGGCTATGGTTTTGTCCGGCATCCGCGACCTTATCGAGGCCAAGAACTATGGCGCTGCTTTTGCGACATGCCGTACTCAGCGTGTGGATATGAACCTGCTGTATGATCACCGACCGGAGCAGTTCCTGGAGCACGTCGGCTTGTTCTTGGAGCAGGTGAAGGATACGGCCAACATTGACTTGTTCTTGTCCACTCTCAA ggaggaggatgtcacCCGGACTATGTACAAGGACACCAAGGCTGGCTCAGCTCCGCAGTCGCAAGAGGCTGAAACGGCTGCTAAAGAAagcaagatcaacaagatcTGTGATGCTGTTTTGGCAAAGCTCAAGACCCAGAAGAACGCCAACctccaaaacatcatcacagcGCATGTCTGCAAGAACCCACCAGCCCTCGATGATGGCTTGCGCGTGGTTGCCGATCTTATGCAAGAACATGAGGCACTAGCCGAACGTGCTGTTGAGCACATTTGCTTCCTGGTAGATGTCAACAGACTCTACGACCACGCTCTCGGTTTGTACAATCTCGAACTTACTTTGCTGGTTGCCCAGCAGTCTCAACGTGATCCCAGAGAGTATCTCCCATTTATTCAAGAACTTCACAAGATGCCAGAGCTCCAGCGAAAGTACACAATCGACGACAAGCTCGGGAACCACGAGAAAGCCCTGGACCATCTCAAGGCTCTTGGCGATTTCGAGGAGGTGAAGACGTACACCGTCAAGCACAAACTCTACCAGCACGCCTTGAGCATCTACCGTCACGAcgagcagcaccaccgcgTGATTACCGACCTCTTCGCCGCCCACCTCAAGTCTATCTCCCAGTTTAAGGAAGCCGGCCTAGCCTACGAGTCACTCAACAGCTACCACGACGCCACAGACTGTTACCTCAAAGCGGGCGCCGCCTGCTGGCGCGAATGCCTCTACGTtgcccagcagcaagaccCGCCCATCACCGCTCAGCGACTAGAAGAAGTAGCAAGCGACCTTGCCGACGCCCTCCGCGAAGCAAAGGACTATGCCGCCGCGGCAACAATCCACATGGAGTACCTCTCTTCTATCGAATCCGCCATCCAATCCCTCTGCAAGGGCTACCTCTTTGCCGATGCGCTCCGGCTTGTCGCCCTGCACAAGCGACGTGACCTTCTTGAGAGCCATATTGACAGCGGCCTCGCGGATGCCTTATCCTCCAGCATTGAGTTCTTGGCTGATTGCAAAGCCCAACTCAAGGCGCAAGTTCCGCGCATCCTTGAGCTCCGcaagaaggcaaaggaggACCCGCTGGCGTTTTACGAGGGGGAGAACCCCTTTGGGAGCAAGAACGCGGATGGTTATGACATCCCGGATGATATCTCTATTGCTGCTAGCTcgagggcgacgacgagCGCGTCGATGTTTACGAGGTATACCGGCAAGGCTGGGAGCGTGGGGACTGTTGGCTCCAATGTCTCGAGAGCAACAAGCAAAAataggaggagggaggagaagaagagggcgagggggaggaaggggacggTTTATGAGGAGGAGTATTTGGTTAATAGTGtcaggaggttggtggagagggtggaggggacgaagggagaggtggagaggttggtctttgggttggtgaggagggataTGCAGGAGCGGGCAAGGGTTATTGAGGAGGCGATGGGGGTTGTGCTGGAGGGGTGTAGGCAggctgttggggaggtttggcCGCAGGAGGAGAAACAGCAagttgagggtgaaggggaggatggagaggggtGGAGGCCGGTGGGCGGGGATGGGGTGCTGTTTGAGAGTTTGGAGGCTATGAGGGCTAAGCAAacggcgccggtggtgacggggTTCGAGAAGTTGGCACTTTTGGGGGGAAAGAAGTGA
- a CDS encoding hypothetical protein (EggNog:ENOG50; COG:S): MKFLATLLTLAASASAIDLYLHTDNNCGGSNALRCNGINPNTCCGTNANGSPYQSVAVRGIQQGWNIQCRGYDNGQCNRLQTISGNNGGNFICNRSNGFRYSGVGYNFIGRKRAIDSPLKPECQRPNALVLEDGSEFDLTGLSEEEFDALWVFFFPNFTDRTLIEVL; this comes from the coding sequence ATGAAGttcctcgccaccctcctcaccctcgccgcctcggcctcggccatCGACCTCTACCTCCACACCGACAACAACTGCGGCGGCTCCAACGCCCTCCGCTGCAACggcatcaaccccaacacctgCTGCGGCACCAATGCCAACGGAAGCCCCTACCAGTCCGTCGCCGTCCGCGGCATCCAGCAGGGCTGGAACATCCAGTGCCGCGGCTACGACAACGGCCAGTGCAACCGCCTCCAGACCATCTCGGGCAACAACGGGGGCAACTTCATCTGCAACCGGTCCAACGGCTTCCGGTACTCCGGCGTCGGGTATAACTTCATCGGCCGGAAGCGGGCGATTGATTCCCCCCTCAAGCCTGAGTGCCAGAGGCCCAACGCCTTGGTCTTGGAGGACGGCTCCGAGTTTGATCTCACTGGGTtgagtgaggaggagtttgatgcCCTgtgggtttttttctttcccaacTTTACAGACAGAACACTAATTGAGGTTTTGTAG
- the IME2 gene encoding Serine/threonine protein kinase (EggNog:ENOG503NUYP; COG:T; BUSCO:EOG09261EU7) produces MTVAHDLTRRGSTQLVTNNGLPLEDRFEVLKEIGDGSFGSVVLARVRTAGANVARRGTVVAIKTMKKTFESFQPCLELREVVFLRTLPAHPHLVPALDIFLDPFTRKLHIAMEYMEGNLYQLMKARDHKCLDNASVKSILYQIMQGLEHIHAHSFFHRDIKPENILVSTSAHSDFTNSFRRYSALVTPPSTPPSYTVKIADFGLARETHSKLPYTTYVSTRWYRAPEVLLRAGEYSAPVDIWAVGAMAVEVATLKPLFPGGNEVDQVWRVCEIMGSPGNWYNKAGARVGGGEWREGTRLAGKLGFSFPKMAPHSMDTILQTPQWPSSLSQFVTWCLMWDPKSRPTSTQALAHEYFADAVDPLRPKSASKILGRKQSDISRGKDSNATTPTATSKPSSWFRKSLIGRSESVEVMAAPQPAPKEAPAPAPAPAPAPRPAPIARPAAPVEPPQPVMPAPRPTVAKRATWTNGPSNVAPMPILPTIRPISPLSQTVTAQPAPVYNDAYANAVQRHAPVQEKSTKKIGRQLSVQSNTNHYAELHRQQAERALNGQSGLVSPPSGHKESFFSHLRKRARRFSGRHQTPMSPSSDDMEAQAGCGPWASNRSSMVIDNPAPIPVPKDTYESLDKTLREGQQMAEVPPAPPAHQVNQLTPSGNLKRHHSLPHHQPRSVDNLLVASRGTGPVSSRTRRAQAAHGVNQYDDPNEEDELLDEVLTSTHRAMKRLDNEKPLRQSASNVVLTNPYPTPSPSASGNVMLFGDGKEAVTPKPLNYDKKAAEYKWPTPPYDEGDWAASASASIWAAGSRF; encoded by the exons ATGACTGTCGCACACGACTTGACCCGCCGCGGGTCCACCCAGCtcgtcaccaacaacggGCTACCCCTTgaagacaggttcgaggtACTGAAGGAGATTGGAGATGGAAGCTTTGGAAGTGTCGTGCTCGCGAGAGTACGGACGGCGGGCGCCAATGTTGCCCGTCGTGGTACAGTG GTCGCCATCAAGACCATGAAGAAGACTTTCGAGTCGTTTCAGCCATGCCTGGAATTGAGGGAGGTTGTGTTCCTGAGGACGCTCCCCGCTCACCCTCATTTGGTTCCGGCCCTTGACATCTTTTTGGATCCATTCACCAGGAAGCTCCATATCGCCATGGAGTACATGGAGGGCAACCTCTACCAACTAATGAAGGCCAGGGACCACAAGTGCTTGGACAACGCCAGCGTGAAGAGCATCCTGTACCAGATCATGCAAGGTTTGGAGCATATCCATGCTCACAGCTTCTTCCACCGCGATATCAAGCCAGAGAACATTCTCGTGTCTACTTCAGCTCATTCGGATTTCACCAACTCTTTCAGGCGGTATTCTGCTCTTGTCACGCCACCATCGACGCCCCCATCTTATACCGTCAAGATTGCCGATTTTGGTCTCGCTCGTGAGACGCATTCGAAGCTTCCTTACACCACGTATGTCTCCACCAGGTGGTATCGTGCCCCAGAGGTACTGCTGAGGGCGGGCGAGTACTCGGCCCCGGTGGATATCTGGGCCGTGGGTGCTATGGCCGTGGAGGTGGCCACCCTCAAGCCTCTCTTCCCCGGTGGAAATGAGGTCGACCAGGTCTGGAGGGTATGTGAAATCATGGGAAGCCCAGGGAACTGGTACAACAAGGCTGGTGCGCGtgtcggcggtggagagTGGAGGGAAGGAACCCGTCTTGCTGGAAAGCTCGGGTTCTCCTTCCCCAAGATGGCGCCTCACTCCATGGACACCATCTTGCAGACTCCCCAATGGCCTTCGTCGCTCAGCCAGTTTGTTACCTGGTGCCTCATGTGGGATCCCAAGAGCCGACCGACATCTACTCAGGCGCTTGCCCATGAGTACTTTGCCGATGCCGTTGATCCTTTGCGCCCAAAGTCTGCGTCCAAGATCCTGGGTCGTAAACAGTCTGACATCAGTCGGGGAAAGGACTCTAACGCGACCACGCCAACGGCTACATCAAAGCCGTCTTCGTGGTTCAGAAAATCGCTCATTGGTCGCTCCGAGAGTGTCGAGGTTATGGCCGCTCCGCAGCCCGCCCCGAAAgaagcaccagcaccagcaccagctcctgctcctgctcctcgccCGGCCCCGATCGCTCGACCTGCCGCTCCCGTCGAGCCACCACAGCCGGTTATGCCTGCTCCACGACCCACGGTCGCAAAAAGAGCAACCTGGACAAACGGCCCTTCGAACGTCGCACCAATGCCCATTCTTCCCACCATCCGTCCCATCTCACCTCTATCGCAGACTGTCACAGCCCAACCCGCACCAGTGTACAATGACGCCTACGCGAATGCGGTTCAGAGACACGCCCCAGTTCAAGAGAAGTCCACCAAGAAGATTGGCAGGCAGCTCTCAGTCCAATCGAACACCAATCACTACGCTGAACTTCACAGGCAACAGGCAGAACGAGCTCTCAATGGACAGTCTGGCTTGGTGTCGCCACCGAGTGGACACAAGGAGAGCTTTTTCTCGCACCTCCGGAAAAGAGCGAGGAGGTTCTCGGGCAGACATCAGACGCCCATGTCGCCCAGCTCTGACGATATGGAGGCCCAGGCAGGTTGTGGACCATGGGCGAGCAACCGCTCATCAATGGTGATCGACAACCCGGCACCCATCCCCGTTCCAAAAGACACGTATGAGTCCCTCGATAAGACGCTCCGCGAGGGTCAGCAAATGGCCGAGGTACCTCCTGCGCCACCGGCCCATCAAGTGAATCAACTAACGCCAAGCGGTAATCTCAAGcgccaccactccctccctcaccaccaaccaagaTCGGTCGATAATCTGCTTGTCGCCTCCCGAGGAACCGGTCCCGTATCTAGCAGGACACGAAGAGCCCAGGCTGCGCACGGTGTCAACCAATACGACGACCCAAACGAGGAAGACGAACTTCTAGATGAAGTGTTGACCTCGACCCACCGTGCCATGAAGCGCCTCGACAACGAGAAGCCTCTGAGGCAATCAGCTAGCAATGTCGTGTTGACGAACCCTTACCCGACCCCTTCGCCCTCCGCCAGCGGAAACGTAATGCTTTTTGGTGACGGCAAAGAAGCTGTTACGCCCAAGCCATTGAACTAcgacaagaaggctgccgaaTACAAGTGGCCCACTCCCCCTTATGACGAGGGTGACTgggcggcttcggcttcggcaaGCATCTGGGCGGCGGGCAGTCGGTTTTAA